One window of Leucobacter komagatae genomic DNA carries:
- the hutI gene encoding imidazolonepropionase, which produces MTHAILIDNIGELTTNDPAIGAGIGGRLSDAAVVIDGDRIAWVGPAAEAPAADERVDAVGRAVLPGWVDSHTHMVFAGDRTAEFEARMAGEGYAAGGINVTVNATRAASDAELGANLGRLVGEALRDGTTTMETKTGYGLTVEDEVRSARVAASQVDAVTFLGAHLVPAGSDPAEYLDLVTGPMLAAVAPLVSAVDVFCETGAFDGAATERILTAATAAGLATRVHGNQLGPGPGTQLAVAHGALSVDHLGFLDDADVEALAGSWANSARGTVATVLPACDLSTRMPLAPAKRLLEAGAVVAIASNCNPGTSYTSSMGFCVATAVLQMGLSIQEAVRAATLGGAVALGMHEDGWIDPRGEEQGRVGVIAPGARADVQLLDAPSATHLAYRPGMRLTHGVWKAGVRAV; this is translated from the coding sequence ATGACCCACGCGATCCTCATCGACAACATCGGCGAGCTCACCACGAACGACCCCGCGATCGGCGCCGGGATCGGGGGGCGCCTGAGCGACGCAGCCGTAGTGATCGACGGCGACAGGATCGCGTGGGTTGGCCCGGCGGCGGAGGCCCCCGCCGCGGACGAGCGCGTCGACGCCGTCGGCCGCGCGGTGCTCCCGGGCTGGGTCGATTCGCACACCCACATGGTGTTCGCGGGCGACCGCACGGCCGAGTTCGAGGCACGCATGGCCGGTGAGGGATATGCCGCCGGCGGCATCAACGTGACCGTGAACGCAACGCGTGCCGCTTCCGACGCCGAGCTCGGGGCGAACCTCGGCCGGCTCGTCGGCGAGGCGCTCCGCGATGGCACGACCACGATGGAGACGAAGACCGGCTACGGGCTGACCGTCGAGGACGAGGTGCGCTCCGCCCGCGTCGCCGCGAGCCAGGTCGACGCCGTCACATTCCTCGGCGCGCATCTGGTGCCGGCTGGGTCTGACCCGGCAGAGTACCTCGACCTCGTCACCGGGCCAATGCTCGCGGCCGTCGCTCCCCTCGTCAGCGCGGTCGACGTGTTCTGCGAGACCGGGGCGTTCGACGGGGCCGCGACCGAGCGCATCCTCACCGCGGCGACCGCGGCTGGCCTCGCGACCCGCGTGCACGGGAACCAGCTCGGCCCCGGGCCCGGCACCCAACTCGCGGTCGCCCACGGTGCGCTGAGCGTCGACCACCTCGGCTTCCTCGACGACGCCGACGTCGAGGCGCTCGCTGGATCTTGGGCGAATAGCGCGCGCGGCACCGTCGCGACGGTGCTTCCCGCGTGCGATCTCTCGACGCGCATGCCGCTCGCCCCGGCGAAACGGCTCCTGGAAGCCGGCGCCGTGGTCGCGATCGCATCGAACTGCAACCCGGGTACCTCGTACACGAGCTCGATGGGCTTCTGCGTCGCGACCGCGGTGCTGCAGATGGGGCTCTCGATCCAGGAGGCCGTGCGGGCCGCGACGCTTGGCGGTGCGGTCGCGCTCGGCATGCACGAGGACGGCTGGATCGATCCGCGCGGCGAGGAACAGGGCCGCGTCGGCGTGATCGCCCCCGGCGCGCGCGCCGACGTGCAACTGCTCGACGCCCCGTCGGCCACGCACCTCGCGTACCGGCCAGGCATGCGCCTCACACACGGCGTGTGGAAGGCTGGCGTTCGCGCGGTCTAG
- a CDS encoding TetR/AcrR family transcriptional regulator, with protein MAEQPTLGRRERKKAATRKAISDTATLMFLERGFDNVSIREIADRADVSPTTVFAHFPRKEALVFDEDEEHRDGLVSTVRDRPTGVSITDALYEYYLHGMLADRAEHGDSTREFLALLDRTPALADYAARMWTRHEHALAAAIAEDMGLSEPSAEVRAYARFVLQIQLLANNDDDPAAMLKASFRILNDGWRAFATEREAGR; from the coding sequence ATGGCTGAGCAACCGACACTCGGGCGCCGCGAGCGCAAGAAGGCGGCGACGCGCAAGGCGATCTCCGATACCGCAACGCTCATGTTCCTCGAGCGCGGGTTCGACAACGTGAGCATTCGCGAGATCGCCGACCGCGCGGACGTCTCTCCGACCACGGTGTTCGCGCATTTCCCCCGGAAAGAGGCGCTCGTCTTCGACGAGGACGAGGAGCACCGCGACGGGCTCGTCTCAACTGTTCGAGACAGGCCGACAGGTGTCTCGATCACCGACGCCCTGTACGAGTACTACCTGCACGGAATGCTCGCTGACCGCGCCGAGCATGGAGACAGCACCCGCGAGTTCCTCGCACTGCTCGACCGCACGCCCGCACTCGCTGACTACGCCGCGCGCATGTGGACCAGGCACGAGCACGCTCTCGCGGCGGCCATCGCTGAAGACATGGGCCTCTCCGAACCGAGCGCCGAGGTTCGGGCGTACGCACGTTTCGTTCTACAGATTCAACTGCTGGCAAACAATGACGACGATCCTGCGGCGATGCTCAAGGCTTCCTTCCGCATCCTGAACGACGGCTGGCGCGCTTTCGCCACCGAACGCGAGGCCGGGCGCTAG
- a CDS encoding IclR family transcriptional regulator, which translates to MTEPKVPAADQTLRILTLLARSRGPVPASIIATQLGLPRSTAYQLLATLQEHGYVMHLAEEKRYGLGIAAVELSSAYERQEPIARLGRPLLAALVDRVRVSGHLAVPSGRDVLYVIEERAQGAPSLVTDVDVRLPMHLTASGRAILAKLPRAQVRALYPNAQSFAHRLAGPDGVNRYSRLRAVLDDTTTRGFALERGSVTEGLSSVASPVLDHRGWPIAAVAVTFSDEEHGEGEFATLASDVREVANALSARIHGRATPESS; encoded by the coding sequence ATGACAGAGCCGAAGGTGCCCGCGGCAGACCAAACGCTGCGCATCCTGACGCTGCTCGCGCGCTCGCGCGGCCCCGTGCCCGCGAGCATCATCGCGACGCAGCTCGGCCTCCCGCGCTCGACCGCCTACCAGCTGCTCGCGACGCTGCAGGAGCACGGTTACGTCATGCACCTCGCCGAGGAAAAGCGCTACGGGCTCGGGATCGCGGCGGTCGAGCTCAGCTCAGCCTACGAGCGGCAGGAGCCCATCGCGCGCCTCGGCAGGCCGCTGCTCGCCGCACTCGTCGACCGGGTGCGCGTGAGCGGCCACCTCGCGGTGCCGAGCGGCCGCGACGTGCTGTACGTCATCGAGGAGCGCGCGCAGGGTGCCCCGTCGCTCGTGACCGACGTTGACGTGCGCCTGCCGATGCACCTCACCGCGAGCGGGCGCGCGATCCTCGCGAAGCTGCCCCGTGCGCAGGTGCGTGCGCTGTACCCGAACGCGCAGTCGTTCGCGCACCGCCTCGCGGGCCCCGACGGGGTGAACCGCTACTCGCGGCTCCGTGCCGTGCTCGACGACACGACCACGCGGGGCTTCGCGCTCGAGCGGGGCTCGGTCACCGAGGGGCTCTCGTCTGTCGCTTCGCCCGTGCTTGACCATCGAGGGTGGCCGATCGCGGCCGTTGCCGTGACGTTCAGCGATGAAGAGCACGGCGAGGGGGAGTTCGCCACTCTCGCGAGCGACGTCCGCGAGGTCGCGAACGCGCTGTCGGCGCGCATCCACGGCCGCGCGACGCCCGAGAGCTCCTAG
- a CDS encoding SDR family NAD(P)-dependent oxidoreductase: MVQRVVVTGASSGIGAATVRRFTELGYETVAVARREDRLRALAAETGAYVIQCDVTDEAAVARMAAEVRATGGASGLVNNAGGALGTESVETALNDDWRRMFEVNVIGLRNVTAALLPVLREAITSAASAESGAGVDAGHGWASIMNLTSTAGLASYPGGGGYNAAKYAAHAVTEVLRLELAGEPIRVMEIAPGLVHTEEFTLNRLRGDAAAASAPYENVTPLTAEDVARVLVGAFEQPPHVNQDLIVLRPVAQSSVFHVHRGPLAAK; encoded by the coding sequence ATGGTGCAGCGAGTAGTCGTAACGGGAGCGAGCTCAGGCATTGGCGCGGCAACCGTGCGCCGATTCACGGAACTCGGGTACGAGACGGTCGCCGTCGCGCGCCGGGAAGACCGCCTCCGAGCGCTCGCCGCCGAGACCGGGGCGTACGTCATCCAGTGCGACGTCACCGACGAAGCCGCCGTTGCGCGGATGGCCGCGGAAGTGCGCGCCACTGGCGGCGCCTCGGGTCTCGTGAACAACGCGGGCGGCGCGCTCGGCACCGAGTCGGTCGAGACGGCGCTCAACGACGACTGGCGGCGCATGTTCGAGGTCAACGTCATCGGGCTGCGAAACGTGACTGCTGCGCTCCTGCCGGTGCTGCGCGAGGCGATCACGTCTGCGGCATCGGCTGAGTCGGGCGCCGGGGTCGACGCCGGTCACGGCTGGGCGTCGATCATGAACCTCACTTCGACCGCAGGGCTCGCCTCGTACCCCGGGGGCGGAGGGTACAACGCTGCGAAGTACGCGGCGCACGCGGTGACCGAGGTGCTGCGGCTTGAGCTCGCTGGCGAGCCGATCCGCGTCATGGAGATCGCTCCCGGGCTCGTGCACACCGAGGAGTTCACCCTGAACCGGCTGCGCGGTGACGCGGCAGCGGCCTCGGCCCCCTACGAGAACGTGACGCCGCTCACCGCCGAAGACGTCGCCCGTGTGCTCGTCGGCGCGTTCGAGCAGCCGCCCCACGTGAACCAAGACCTCATCGTGCTGCGCCCCGTCGCGCAGTCGAGCGTCTTCCACGTGCACCGCGGCCCGCTCGCCGCGAAGTAG
- a CDS encoding amino acid permease — translation MALGSAIGTGLFMGSAGAIQAAGPAVLLAYIIGGAAVFMVMRALGEMAVRHPVSGSFAQYASRYIGPFAGFLAGWTYTFEMFVVALADVTAFGLYMGFWFPDVERWIWVLAVVFFIAAINLISVKVFGELEFWFSLIKITAIVLMIVGGIAIIVFGLGNQSEGAAGIHNLVSHGGFMPNGLWGLLASFTVVMFAFGGIEVIGITAGEAQNPKKVIPQAINSVPMRILLFYVLTLGVIMSLQPWTTIDGKSSPFVSIFESLGLSGAAHVLNVVVITAALSAINADIFGAGRMLRGLAEQGQAPKQFMKLTKSGVPWLTVVTMVAALLLGVVLNAIFPDQIFFFIAALATFATVLVWLMILIAHVRMKREIARESRLPSEFPVPLWPGASYAAIAFILFVIVMIGLVPDSRPAIFVGAVWVVLLALSYRFFVKDAGKRRYELVDETGAIEVQVEPARPKRRRVR, via the coding sequence ATGGCGCTCGGTTCGGCGATCGGCACCGGCCTGTTTATGGGCTCCGCCGGCGCGATCCAGGCCGCTGGCCCGGCCGTGCTGCTCGCGTACATCATCGGCGGCGCCGCCGTGTTCATGGTGATGCGCGCACTCGGCGAGATGGCCGTGCGGCACCCGGTCTCGGGCTCGTTCGCCCAGTACGCGTCGCGCTACATCGGCCCATTCGCAGGGTTCCTCGCGGGCTGGACGTACACGTTCGAAATGTTTGTCGTCGCCCTCGCTGACGTCACCGCGTTCGGGCTGTACATGGGGTTCTGGTTCCCCGACGTTGAGCGCTGGATCTGGGTGCTCGCCGTCGTCTTCTTCATCGCGGCAATCAACCTCATCAGCGTGAAGGTCTTCGGCGAACTCGAGTTTTGGTTCTCGCTCATCAAGATTACGGCGATCGTGCTCATGATCGTCGGCGGCATCGCCATCATCGTCTTCGGGCTCGGAAACCAGAGCGAGGGCGCGGCCGGGATCCACAACCTCGTATCGCACGGCGGCTTCATGCCGAACGGGCTCTGGGGCCTCCTCGCCTCGTTCACCGTCGTCATGTTCGCGTTCGGCGGCATCGAGGTCATCGGCATCACCGCCGGCGAGGCGCAGAACCCGAAGAAGGTCATTCCGCAGGCGATCAACTCGGTGCCCATGCGCATCCTGCTGTTCTACGTGCTCACCCTCGGCGTCATCATGAGCCTGCAGCCCTGGACCACGATCGACGGGAAGTCGAGCCCGTTCGTGTCAATCTTCGAGTCGCTGGGGCTCTCGGGCGCCGCGCACGTTCTCAACGTCGTCGTCATCACCGCGGCGCTGTCGGCGATCAACGCAGACATTTTCGGGGCGGGGCGCATGCTGCGTGGACTTGCAGAGCAGGGCCAGGCACCCAAGCAGTTCATGAAACTCACCAAGAGTGGGGTGCCCTGGCTCACGGTTGTGACGATGGTTGCAGCCCTCCTCCTCGGTGTCGTGCTCAACGCGATATTCCCCGACCAAATCTTCTTCTTCATCGCGGCGCTTGCTACGTTTGCGACGGTGCTGGTGTGGCTCATGATCCTCATCGCGCACGTGCGCATGAAGCGCGAGATTGCCCGCGAGTCTCGGCTGCCGAGCGAGTTCCCGGTGCCGCTCTGGCCGGGCGCTTCGTACGCGGCGATCGCGTTCATCCTGTTCGTCATCGTGATGATCGGTCTCGTGCCCGACTCGCGGCCCGCGATCTTTGTCGGGGCTGTGTGGGTTGTGCTGCTCGCGCTGAGCTATCGGTTCTTCGTGAAAGACGCGGGCAAACGGCGGTACGAGCTCGTCGACGAGACCGGCGCTATCGAGGTGCAGGTGGAGCCCGCTCGGCCCAAGCGCCGGCGCGTGCGGTAG
- the hutH gene encoding histidine ammonia-lyase, whose amino-acid sequence MTQNSRTITLGDAPLSRADVVAVARDDASILISPDALARVAESRAVIETLADDTRPHYGVSTGFGALAKVQIPVEKRQQLQRSLIRSHAAGTGAEVEREVVRALMLLRLQTLTTGRTGVRPVVVETYAAILNAGITPVVHEYGSLGCSGDLSPLAHCALTLMGEGNVRVGTAADEDPHAPTIPAAEALAAAGIEPLVLAEKEGLALINGTDGMLGMLCLALHDLDGLFAVADIAAAASIEALTGTDAVFQPELHALRPHPGQAASAANMAAVLADSRLVQRPKEGEFSRVQDAYSLRCAPQVHGAARDTAGHADRIAAVELASAVDNPVVLPDGRVESNGNFHGAPVAYVLDFLAIAVADLASISERRTDRFLDVARNHGLPPFLAADAGLDSGLMIAQYTAAGIVSELKRLAAPASVDSIPSSAMQEDHVSMGWAAARKLRRSIDGLARVLSIELLTSTRALDFRAAEGAGTPAPATAAIHALFRTEIPAPDTDTFLSPTIDAAHGFVSSGAVLDAAESALGRNFG is encoded by the coding sequence ATGACACAGAACTCACGCACCATCACTCTCGGGGACGCCCCGCTCAGCCGCGCCGACGTTGTCGCGGTCGCACGAGACGATGCGTCGATCCTGATATCGCCCGACGCGCTCGCCCGGGTGGCCGAGAGCCGCGCCGTGATCGAAACGCTCGCAGACGACACACGCCCGCACTACGGCGTCTCGACAGGCTTTGGCGCGCTCGCGAAGGTACAGATCCCTGTCGAGAAGCGGCAGCAGCTGCAGCGCAGCCTGATTCGCTCGCACGCCGCCGGCACGGGCGCCGAGGTCGAGCGCGAGGTCGTGCGCGCCCTCATGCTGCTGCGCCTGCAGACGCTCACGACGGGCCGGACGGGGGTGCGGCCAGTCGTCGTAGAGACGTACGCCGCGATCCTGAACGCGGGCATCACGCCCGTCGTCCACGAGTACGGTTCGCTCGGCTGCTCGGGCGACCTGAGCCCGCTCGCGCACTGCGCGCTCACGCTCATGGGCGAGGGCAATGTGCGCGTTGGTACTGCCGCGGATGAGGATCCGCACGCGCCGACCATCCCCGCCGCCGAAGCGCTCGCGGCCGCTGGCATCGAGCCCCTCGTGCTCGCCGAGAAGGAGGGACTCGCCCTCATCAACGGCACCGACGGCATGCTCGGCATGCTCTGCCTCGCGCTCCACGACCTTGACGGGCTGTTCGCTGTCGCCGACATCGCCGCAGCCGCGAGCATTGAGGCGCTGACCGGCACCGACGCCGTGTTCCAGCCCGAGCTGCACGCGCTCAGGCCGCACCCGGGCCAGGCGGCATCGGCCGCGAACATGGCCGCCGTGCTCGCCGACTCGCGCCTCGTGCAGCGCCCGAAGGAGGGCGAGTTCAGCCGGGTGCAAGACGCCTACTCGCTGCGCTGCGCGCCCCAGGTGCACGGGGCTGCCCGCGACACCGCTGGCCACGCGGATCGGATCGCAGCCGTCGAGCTTGCCTCCGCCGTCGACAACCCGGTCGTGCTGCCCGACGGCCGCGTCGAATCGAACGGTAACTTCCACGGCGCTCCCGTCGCATACGTGCTCGACTTCCTTGCGATCGCGGTCGCGGACCTCGCGTCGATCAGCGAGCGCCGCACGGACAGGTTCCTCGACGTCGCGCGCAACCACGGCCTCCCGCCGTTCCTCGCCGCAGACGCGGGCCTCGACTCGGGTCTCATGATTGCGCAGTACACGGCGGCGGGTATCGTCTCCGAGCTCAAGCGGCTCGCGGCGCCCGCGTCGGTTGACTCGATCCCGTCGTCGGCGATGCAGGAGGACCACGTCTCGATGGGCTGGGCGGCCGCCCGCAAGCTGCGGCGGTCGATCGACGGGCTCGCCCGCGTGCTCTCGATCGAGCTGCTAACGTCGACGCGTGCGCTCGACTTCCGCGCCGCGGAGGGGGCGGGCACACCTGCTCCGGCGACGGCCGCAATCCACGCGCTCTTCCGCACCGAGATTCCCGCGCCCGACACCGACACGTTCCTCTCGCCGACGATCGACGCGGCCCACGGGTTCGTCTCGAGTGGCGCGGTGCTCGACGCGGCGGAGTCCGCGCTCGGGCGGAACTTCGGGTAG
- a CDS encoding MFS transporter, whose translation MVNSSAVSTQAPATRRRAWLTLISITMLNVIGMTVVLPVLPFVVQRYVDTPAHLAVWVGVLESVNALCAFLVAPLFGGLSDRFGRRPVIIVATLGAAVGFATFGIGGSIWVLLAGRVIQGITAGDMPALFAYAADITPPAERAKRFGLLGALNGVGFMIGPALGGLLAAIHIDLPVFVTAGIALVVAIISFFALPESLAPEKRTRRLKLEGLHPVAVFKGAFGRPELRGLLVALVFVALPFGMFVNNFSVLALDQVQWTATAIGLLTAAIGILDIVLQGVLMQALLPRLGERGIIVAGLIAQAVGLAALAIVGSVFAEPWILIVGTLLIGGGQGPATAAMDGVLSQQVGEHEQGWIAGVMQSLNTGVNVIAPLIAGVLYASVSHAAPYALGFLLMVGAIVVVGRTRFTSLAKRERGAVETAARS comes from the coding sequence ATGGTTAACTCATCCGCGGTGTCCACGCAGGCGCCAGCAACCAGGCGTCGAGCCTGGCTCACCCTCATCTCCATCACCATGCTCAACGTCATCGGTATGACGGTGGTGCTCCCCGTGCTGCCCTTCGTCGTGCAGCGCTACGTCGACACCCCCGCTCACCTCGCCGTCTGGGTTGGCGTGCTCGAATCGGTGAACGCGCTGTGCGCCTTTCTCGTCGCGCCCCTCTTCGGTGGGCTGTCTGACAGGTTTGGCCGCCGCCCGGTAATCATCGTCGCGACGCTCGGCGCAGCGGTCGGATTCGCGACGTTCGGCATCGGCGGCTCGATCTGGGTGCTCCTTGCCGGCCGCGTCATCCAGGGCATTACCGCGGGGGACATGCCGGCGCTGTTCGCCTACGCCGCCGACATCACGCCGCCCGCGGAGCGGGCGAAGCGCTTCGGACTGCTCGGCGCGCTGAACGGCGTCGGCTTCATGATCGGGCCGGCCCTCGGCGGGCTGCTCGCCGCGATCCACATCGATCTGCCCGTGTTCGTGACCGCTGGGATCGCACTCGTCGTCGCGATCATCAGTTTCTTCGCGCTCCCCGAAAGTCTCGCCCCTGAGAAGCGCACGCGGCGCCTGAAGCTTGAGGGGCTCCACCCTGTCGCCGTGTTCAAGGGAGCGTTCGGCCGGCCCGAGCTGCGCGGCCTGCTCGTCGCCCTCGTCTTCGTCGCGCTCCCGTTCGGGATGTTCGTGAACAACTTCAGCGTGCTCGCGCTCGACCAGGTGCAGTGGACCGCCACGGCGATCGGGCTGCTCACCGCAGCGATTGGCATTCTCGACATCGTGCTGCAGGGCGTGCTCATGCAGGCGCTCCTGCCCAGGCTCGGTGAACGCGGCATCATCGTCGCCGGGCTCATCGCCCAGGCGGTCGGGCTCGCGGCACTCGCTATAGTCGGGTCGGTGTTTGCGGAGCCGTGGATCCTGATCGTCGGGACGCTACTCATCGGCGGCGGCCAGGGCCCCGCGACCGCGGCGATGGACGGTGTGCTGTCGCAGCAGGTCGGCGAGCACGAACAGGGGTGGATCGCCGGGGTGATGCAGTCGCTGAACACCGGCGTGAACGTCATCGCGCCGCTCATTGCCGGGGTGCTCTACGCGAGCGTCTCCCACGCGGCGCCGTACGCTCTCGGGTTCTTGCTCATGGTGGGCGCGATTGTCGTCGTGGGGCGCACGCGGTTCACGAGCCTCGCGAAGCGCGAGCGGGGAGCGGTAGAGACTGCCGCTCGTTCCTAG
- a CDS encoding arginase family protein has translation MTTPTSNDARPLPHDPNWPRAGAWPTPDAGTGGGTDAAVGTRIDLGLIGIPTSRTSLSPTNAHLTPAAVREALRRYSDHIVAAGTPGSRGEEIETVLGEALTIRDAGDVADPDTEAGEVAAAAAVRELAARSELIVALGGDNALTVPAALGVAGDALGSAGLITLDAHHDLRDGRSNGSPVRTLVEAGLDPRRIVQIGIADFANSRAYRERAKAWGITVIHRDELFSRPLAEIAAEALEVAGAGGGPIHVDLDVDVCDRSVAPGCPASIPGGIQAHELRAFARVFAADPRVKGIDIAEVDATADTPDGRTVRLAALCILEAAAGLAARLGRA, from the coding sequence ATGACCACCCCAACTAGCAACGACGCTCGCCCGCTCCCCCACGACCCGAATTGGCCGCGCGCCGGCGCCTGGCCCACGCCCGACGCCGGCACTGGCGGTGGCACTGACGCTGCCGTTGGCACCCGCATTGACCTGGGGCTGATCGGCATTCCGACGTCACGCACCTCACTGTCGCCAACGAACGCTCACCTGACGCCGGCCGCGGTGCGCGAGGCCCTCCGCCGCTACTCAGACCACATCGTCGCCGCGGGCACGCCGGGGTCACGCGGCGAGGAGATCGAGACTGTGCTTGGGGAGGCACTCACGATTCGCGACGCGGGGGACGTCGCTGATCCAGACACCGAGGCCGGGGAGGTCGCGGCGGCGGCTGCCGTACGCGAGCTCGCCGCGCGCTCCGAGCTCATCGTGGCCCTGGGCGGCGACAACGCCCTGACGGTGCCCGCCGCGCTCGGGGTCGCGGGCGACGCGCTCGGCTCGGCCGGGCTCATCACGCTCGACGCCCACCACGACCTGCGTGATGGCAGGTCGAACGGCTCCCCCGTGCGCACGCTCGTCGAGGCGGGGCTCGACCCCCGCCGGATCGTGCAGATCGGCATCGCCGACTTCGCAAACTCCCGCGCCTACCGCGAGCGGGCGAAGGCGTGGGGCATCACCGTGATCCACCGCGACGAGCTGTTCTCGCGCCCCCTCGCCGAGATCGCCGCGGAGGCGCTCGAGGTCGCCGGGGCGGGCGGCGGGCCGATTCACGTCGACCTCGACGTCGACGTCTGCGACCGGTCGGTCGCCCCGGGCTGCCCTGCCTCAATCCCGGGCGGCATCCAGGCCCACGAGCTGCGGGCCTTCGCGCGAGTGTTCGCGGCAGACCCGCGGGTCAAGGGCATCGACATTGCCGAGGTCGACGCGACCGCCGATACCCCCGACGGGCGCACCGTGCGCCTCGCCGCACTCTGCATACTCGAGGCGGCGGCGGGGCTCGCGGCGCGACTCGGGAGGGCGTAA
- a CDS encoding uracil-DNA glycosylase codes for MIPTSLSELVSSGRVAADWGDALAAADTGGTLDATLAQLASFLADEEAAGAQVLPSADHVFRAFARPLAEVRVLIVGQDPYPTPGHAVGLSFSTARDVRPLPRSLKNIFRELEEDLGSVGAPGSSGGAPGPGGEALPEASSTSWAEDFWAVPAGSAGSAGSPGHAAVGQHGDLSAWADAGVLLLNRVLTVRAGDAGSHRRKGWEHVTELAIRALVARGGPLVAILWGADARGLAPLLGDTPIVESAHPSPLSASRGFFGSRPFSRTNELLEAQGASPIDWGALN; via the coding sequence GTGATCCCGACCTCGCTCAGCGAACTGGTCTCTTCGGGGCGAGTCGCCGCCGATTGGGGCGACGCGCTCGCCGCAGCTGACACGGGCGGCACGCTCGACGCGACGCTTGCTCAGCTCGCGTCGTTTCTCGCGGACGAAGAGGCGGCGGGCGCGCAGGTGCTGCCGTCGGCTGATCACGTGTTTCGGGCGTTCGCGCGGCCGCTCGCGGAGGTGCGGGTGCTCATTGTCGGACAGGATCCATACCCCACCCCCGGCCACGCCGTCGGGCTGTCGTTCTCGACGGCCCGCGACGTGCGGCCTCTGCCACGCAGCCTCAAGAACATCTTCCGGGAGCTTGAGGAGGACCTGGGGTCGGTCGGTGCGCCCGGGTCTAGTGGCGGAGCGCCCGGGCCTGGCGGCGAAGCCCTGCCCGAGGCGTCGTCCACCTCGTGGGCGGAGGATTTCTGGGCGGTGCCCGCGGGCTCGGCGGGCTCGGCGGGCTCGCCCGGCCACGCCGCGGTCGGACAGCACGGCGACCTTTCGGCCTGGGCCGACGCCGGGGTGCTGCTGCTCAACCGCGTGCTGACGGTGCGCGCCGGTGACGCTGGCTCGCACCGCCGTAAGGGCTGGGAACACGTGACTGAGCTCGCGATCCGGGCGCTCGTCGCCAGGGGCGGCCCGCTGGTCGCAATCCTCTGGGGCGCAGACGCCCGTGGCCTCGCACCGCTGCTCGGGGATACCCCGATCGTTGAGAGCGCGCACCCGTCGCCGCTCTCGGCCTCGCGTGGGTTCTTCGGGTCACGACCGTTCAGCCGCACGAATGAGCTGCTCGAGGCGCAGGGGGCCTCTCCGATTGACTGGGGCGCCTTGAACTGA